A region of Thermococcus barossii DNA encodes the following proteins:
- a CDS encoding DMT family transporter translates to MSVVIGVAFALIAALLWAVGSLFARVSMRGISSLSLNVLRLFIGGFLYLGILGVYGIPPLGTQGFAVLVLSAIIGFTLGDWLFFESIKILGVSRAALLVTPYPILTMLLAHVFLGRSLTVQIGVGAVLIILAVAILMGESREGRLEPRGVLFSAGAQLFWAVAIVMTDWLVTGNNPLVIAGLRISFGALGGIVFVPRILPDVRRMRARNWGTVFLVAFLGTFLGHCFFTTAIKEAGSSIATPAAESSPIMAALLAVIFLKEPFTRRLLYAILLTGMGVILISTG, encoded by the coding sequence ATGAGCGTCGTCATAGGGGTCGCCTTCGCCCTCATCGCTGCCCTTCTGTGGGCTGTTGGCTCGCTGTTCGCCAGGGTTTCCATGCGGGGCATCAGTTCACTTTCCCTCAACGTTTTGAGGCTCTTCATTGGGGGTTTTCTGTACCTCGGGATTCTGGGGGTCTACGGCATCCCTCCCCTCGGAACTCAGGGTTTTGCCGTGCTTGTACTGTCGGCGATAATCGGCTTTACTCTCGGGGACTGGCTCTTCTTTGAGTCCATCAAAATACTGGGCGTCTCCAGGGCGGCCCTCCTCGTTACACCCTACCCAATACTGACGATGCTTCTGGCGCACGTATTCCTTGGCAGGTCGCTGACCGTTCAAATTGGTGTGGGTGCAGTTCTGATAATCCTCGCGGTGGCGATACTCATGGGGGAATCGCGCGAGGGAAGGCTCGAGCCCCGGGGAGTCCTCTTCAGTGCCGGTGCCCAGCTCTTCTGGGCCGTGGCCATAGTCATGACGGACTGGCTCGTGACGGGCAACAACCCCCTGGTGATAGCGGGCCTGAGAATAAGCTTCGGTGCCCTTGGGGGCATCGTCTTCGTGCCAAGAATACTGCCGGACGTAAGGAGGATGAGGGCGAGGAACTGGGGGACCGTTTTTCTCGTGGCCTTTCTTGGGACCTTCCTGGGACACTGCTTCTTCACGACGGCAATAAAGGAGGCGGGTTCGAGCATAGCCACCCCTGCGGCGGAGTCCAGCCCGATTATGGCCGCTCTCTTGGCAGTAATTTTCCTAAAGGAGCCCTTCACAAGGAGGCTCCTCTACGCCATACTCCTCACCGGGATGGGGGTAATCCTCATCTCGACGGGCTGA
- a CDS encoding Zn-ribbon domain-containing OB-fold protein, with product MARPMQVSRYWRHFREKYMLIGGKCENGHVHFPKRPVCPVCGSRNIEEVELSGKGKVLSWTIVRNPPSGFEYYKPFPLALVELEEGPVVLAQLTDVDPEEIDFGMEVEVVTKKIREFEEDGIILYGYKFRPPVK from the coding sequence ATGGCGCGCCCGATGCAGGTTTCCCGCTACTGGAGGCACTTCCGTGAGAAGTACATGCTCATTGGCGGAAAGTGTGAGAACGGCCATGTCCACTTCCCGAAGAGGCCCGTCTGTCCCGTCTGTGGTTCCAGGAACATCGAGGAGGTCGAGCTGAGCGGAAAGGGAAAGGTCCTTAGCTGGACCATCGTTAGAAACCCGCCGAGCGGCTTCGAGTACTACAAGCCCTTCCCGCTGGCGCTCGTGGAGCTTGAGGAGGGACCCGTCGTTCTGGCCCAGCTGACCGACGTTGACCCGGAGGAGATAGACTTCGGAATGGAGGTCGAGGTCGTCACCAAGAAGATAAGGGAGTTCGAGGAGGACGGAATAATCCTCTACGGCTACAAGTTCAGACCTCCGGTGAAATGA
- a CDS encoding thiolase domain-containing protein yields MRKAVIIGAGMTPVGEHWKIGLRDLAVEALLNAMDDAGIDKVDSLYVGNMVSGSFVEQENLGALIADWAGLGNIPAVKVEAACASGGAAVQEGVKAVLSGLEDVVAVVGVEKMTDAWPSDATRYLAYAADAEWELFHGASFVALNALIMRYYMKAYGYTEEDLALFAVNAHANGAKNPYAMFKRPIKVETVMRSPYVADPLKLFDASPVCDGAAAVIITTPEKAQELGVPKEKWVEVAGMGRAIDTINLANRDDLLTLKAAKVAAERAYRMAGVEPKDIDFFEVHDAFTVMAALSLEALGVAKKGEGAKLAQEGQIAIDADYPIQTMGGLKARGHPVGATGVYQTVEAVLQLRGEAPSQVPDAEIGLTQNIGGTGSNITVNVFRRV; encoded by the coding sequence ATGAGGAAGGCAGTCATAATCGGTGCCGGTATGACCCCGGTTGGTGAGCACTGGAAGATTGGGCTGAGGGACCTCGCCGTTGAGGCGCTTCTCAACGCCATGGACGACGCTGGAATCGACAAGGTTGATTCGCTCTACGTTGGAAACATGGTTTCCGGCTCGTTCGTCGAGCAGGAGAACCTCGGCGCGCTCATAGCCGACTGGGCGGGCCTCGGGAACATCCCCGCTGTCAAGGTCGAGGCCGCCTGTGCCAGTGGCGGTGCCGCGGTACAGGAGGGCGTTAAAGCCGTTCTCAGCGGTCTTGAGGACGTTGTTGCTGTTGTCGGAGTCGAGAAGATGACCGACGCATGGCCGAGCGACGCCACTAGATACCTGGCCTATGCGGCCGACGCCGAGTGGGAGCTCTTCCACGGGGCTAGCTTCGTTGCCCTCAACGCCCTCATAATGCGCTACTACATGAAGGCATACGGCTACACCGAGGAGGACTTGGCTCTCTTCGCGGTCAATGCCCATGCCAACGGTGCCAAGAACCCCTACGCGATGTTCAAGCGCCCCATTAAGGTTGAGACAGTTATGAGAAGCCCATACGTTGCCGACCCGCTCAAGCTCTTTGATGCTTCACCCGTCTGCGATGGCGCCGCCGCGGTCATAATCACCACCCCCGAGAAGGCCCAGGAGCTCGGGGTTCCGAAGGAGAAGTGGGTGGAAGTTGCCGGAATGGGCAGGGCTATTGACACCATCAATCTCGCCAACCGTGATGACCTCCTCACCCTCAAGGCGGCAAAGGTAGCCGCTGAGAGGGCGTACAGGATGGCGGGTGTCGAGCCAAAGGACATAGACTTCTTCGAGGTTCACGACGCCTTCACCGTCATGGCGGCGCTAAGCCTCGAAGCCCTCGGCGTTGCGAAGAAGGGAGAGGGAGCAAAGCTGGCCCAGGAGGGTCAAATAGCGATTGACGCCGACTATCCAATCCAGACAATGGGTGGACTTAAAGCGAGGGGTCACCCCGTTGGAGCGACCGGTGTTTACCAGACGGTTGAGGCAGTTCTCCAGCTCCGCGGCGAGGCACCGAGCCAGGTGCCGGATGCGGAAATCGGCCTGACTCAGAACATAGGTGGAACCGGTTCGAACATAACCGTCAACGTCTTTAGGAGGGTCTGA
- a CDS encoding hydroxymethylglutaryl-CoA synthase: MKKLLKPRREVGIVGYGAYVPMYRIKAEEIGRVWGVSSFPIQEKAVPGLDEDALTIGIEAARNALRRARIDPTLIRAVWFGSESKPYAVKPTGTVIAEAIGATPDVSTADFEFACKAGTEALQTAIGFVGSEMADYAMAIGADTAQGRPGDHLEFTAGAGGAAFIVGEKSSETVAYFEGSYSYVTDTPDFWRRQHEHYPRHGNRFTGEPAYFHHIVNAAKTLMEELGLTVNDFDYAVFHQPNVKFPLTVGKILGIPKEKILPGLLTGIIGNTYSGATMVGVSAVLDIAKPGDRILWVSFGSGAGSDAFSIVVQDAIEEKRDLAPKTMDYVNRKKYIDYALYAKARRKYIL, from the coding sequence ATGAAAAAGCTCCTGAAGCCAAGGCGCGAAGTCGGCATCGTTGGCTACGGTGCCTACGTCCCGATGTATAGAATCAAAGCCGAAGAGATAGGAAGGGTCTGGGGAGTTTCCAGCTTCCCGATACAGGAGAAAGCCGTTCCAGGCCTTGACGAGGATGCACTCACGATAGGAATTGAGGCCGCTCGCAACGCCCTCAGGAGGGCCCGCATTGACCCAACGCTCATCAGGGCCGTCTGGTTCGGAAGCGAGAGCAAGCCCTACGCCGTCAAGCCCACCGGAACTGTAATAGCCGAAGCCATCGGTGCAACTCCCGATGTGAGCACGGCGGACTTTGAGTTCGCCTGCAAGGCCGGAACCGAGGCACTTCAGACCGCCATCGGCTTCGTCGGCTCGGAGATGGCGGACTACGCGATGGCCATCGGTGCCGACACCGCCCAGGGGAGGCCCGGCGACCACCTGGAGTTCACCGCCGGAGCCGGGGGAGCGGCCTTCATAGTCGGCGAGAAGAGCAGCGAGACCGTTGCTTATTTTGAGGGCAGCTATTCATACGTTACCGACACGCCGGACTTCTGGAGGAGGCAACACGAGCATTACCCGAGGCACGGGAACCGCTTTACCGGCGAGCCGGCATATTTCCACCACATAGTCAACGCCGCCAAGACCCTCATGGAGGAGCTGGGTCTTACGGTGAACGACTTCGACTACGCGGTATTCCATCAGCCAAACGTCAAGTTCCCGCTCACCGTTGGCAAAATACTCGGAATCCCCAAGGAGAAGATTCTTCCTGGCCTGCTCACAGGGATAATCGGAAACACCTACAGCGGCGCCACGATGGTCGGCGTCTCCGCCGTTCTCGACATCGCCAAGCCCGGGGACAGGATTCTGTGGGTAAGCTTTGGTTCCGGAGCCGGAAGCGACGCCTTCAGCATAGTCGTTCAGGACGCCATAGAGGAGAAGCGCGACCTCGCTCCAAAGACCATGGACTACGTGAACAGGAAGAAGTACATAGACTACGCCCTCTACGCGAAGGCAAGGAGGAAGTACATACTGTGA